The genome window acttatatatataatagctcaacacgttcgtgtcaagcctccctcctgagcaaataaattacctagcacCGAACCCGATCCTAACTCCGAATCTAACtcctcatacatataaaaaaaatgttattcatgAGACTCGAACCCAAACCCTCTACATCACAATTACACCACtgaaaccacttgagctacacatgcaattaatttttttattcaaaagcattaaactcatacattaaaattgttgtatttatattttttcaatatcttatttatttgagataagttattatttcaggtaagtctcatatgttttttacatgatagattaatatccataaattaattacttacgtaataaatttaaatttgaaatagaatttgaacaattgggctcgagccatatttcagatttcaaaaaatggatataattcatatttgaataaaattggacgaattcaaatctaacttaatactttaaacgagtaccgatacaatattagagaaatttaagtcatgaatgtgagaaataagtacaaaaactaagatttcagtgagcatctttgaaaggaaaaattgatggaatttcaacatggactatgtcatatctttttttaattataaaaggtgacttataaagagattacaatattttgaaaaacatgaaataagataactgaaataatatttttatttagattactttttattttaaacttatgaattcagaattcgacgtgtaaccaaatcttttcaaaaaaaaattatagatataagaataatgacaaagacatcaaatttggtgttagaaaatatgtctaaatgatgtgattttggtgatatatgaatttgaaatatgataacttgtgatacaaaggtgaatttagagaaattctatgttgttaatcaaaattcaaccaaataataataaaacgtgtTTATGAAACCTACTAAAaaaattgagttataaattttacttgcttaaaataaaataacacagaaaaataagttatatatatatatatatatatatatataaagtattaaaactataattttaatatgtcatccatcaatgtataacatacgagttaaataaaatgattcaaactataattaaattaattattcatttacaaattaaactaataaaatataattaattccgaaatggataatccgacgcgataaggtgaaaaataaatctgattaaacgggaatagaacaagaatagttttccaTAATCTAGAATATCGaacacctgatttgatctttaacaattgaccatgatatgctacattgttcacccctaagaaataagagtatcaaaatattaaaaaatgtgagtttgcacaaagcttaAAAAGTAACTATGTgactaattgaactaaatatttcttatttttatgaactCCATGGTGCCTAACTGACATCTACtctatttttgctatttgagatctggtttataacaattacatgaaaaatcattaaaagtcttaatcaacaagctcagaaaactaatgataaaaaattaatattttataacaagacaatattataacacgcggtatcaaagtaataatcatctaatattttaaattaacaaaaaaaattaaaggcattgaagtactatataattggaaaattaaaagggtaagccACATCAAACGTGTCGGAATTTTTCGGGTACAATTATAAGGTTAGTtgttcaattgatgcttttataataaagtaaggtaggtcttttacatacaatatatgttttaattattatttatacaaggtgtgtgcaacatatgataaaaaagaatgtgttgatggtctgtccatcatatatcacttaattattacacaaacgtatgctcaaaaaaagagaaataaatataaaacaacgcggaccacacatcttcatctaatcatgattgaggatatcgtaattcacatatcaagaaaaagttttcatattggatgaaataatttaataattttcaacaataaattacaaatctttttaatgaggtataatatatttaaattctaaaagtttcagtattaattttgaatataattttgaacatttaGACAATATGGTAGTGGCCTCTATATCCtaatgaatttgaatatagaaaaatcagttcaaatgttgtttttgatccataattttttttatgtatagtacatattattactatcaatgctattagattgcaaatgctacattttatatttaaatattctgttaaaaaataagacgtaatagttatgctcgaaataatatgatgacacacgaatattatttgaaacacaacaaaaactagagtcccgtgcctcgcacgggcttttatgctagtatatatattatagcagAACAGGTACTTGTCAAtgctccctcctgagcaaataaattacctacttCCGAACCTGAGcgtaactccgaacctaactttcactcatatataaaaaattgtatttcaCAAGATTTGAACCCTTGACCTCACTAATGCATGTAAACTATCCAAACCATTTAAGCTAGACAAACATTAAGGTTTTTTGTGAAATGCATTAACCACATACATTAAAGCTATTGTGTTTATTTTCTcttaaatatcttatttatttgagatccAATTATTGTTCAATCAAGACTCATATATTATTTGcatgataaattaatatctattaattaattatttgtattaatGAATTTAATCATGAAAATGAATTTGAGTAATCGAGCTCGAACCttgatttagattttaaaaaataaacatgattcatattcgaataaattgaatgattttaaatatcaCTGAAGAGTTTAAACGAGTATCAAGATTGATCTCACAATACTAATATTTGACCAAACGTATTTGGAGTAGTTCTAATATTTAAGTATATcccaaaataaaatgaaataaaaataattttaaaggtatatcccaaaataaaataaaataaaaataattttaaaggtGTGCTCACATTCACTCAAAAGAGGTCTAAGGCAGGATCCAATGTCAACTACTGTAAAAGACAACTCTAAATTTACATATTGATTAATTTAAAGGTTTAGAAAAAAATACACATCGCGATTTTGTgtcaattttttagaaaaaaattctaTATTATGAGCACacaatattttaacaatttttttctttcgtCATACTATCATATCACATACTTGCTTATACAATATATTGTTTATCATATGCAATTTCTAACAAATAGACTACTGATTtgggaaaatattattaataacagttttctatggtgtgcccatgggcacatgctaagcgcggaaaattttgtgcttggatcattttgGTGGACTctctgcaaatacaccaaccacaccaatcaaaatctcccaaatacaaaaattttcgcgtttagcatgtgcccatgggcacacaatagccAAACTGTATTAATAATATTACCACAATCTAGATAAAGGtcactcaaaaaaaaaactttatatcATGAATGTGAAGAATATGCACAAAAACTAAGGGTTTACACAAAAATTGTCAAACTTGAAATTACATTCATATGCACAAAAACTAAGGGTTTACACAAAAATtgtcaaacttgaaattcaatcgggtttttattaataaatccaAATCTGATCATCATCACAACTTTTTATGCACCCGTTTATCCGAATTCGAtccattatttatattaaaatcctaatactataatttttaatacgtcatcaatcaatatataacataccaatTAAGTAAAATGAgtcaaactacaattaaattgattaatcatttaacaattaaaccaaaaaaatataattgattatgAACCGGATAATTCAACACGATATGgttaaaactaatatctgattaaacagaattagaacaagaatagttttttcattATCTAGAATATCGAATATCTGATTTGATATTTAAGAATTGAACATGACATGCCAGTGGCGGAGCTACACTGGGCCGAGCACATGCCTCGGCCCACCCTGGAATTTTAGGATAATTAGGTATTTTACTGTTATTTTGCTTAGTTTGATGTGTGGTCCAACAGTTTAGTGGTGCAATACTGACAGGAGATACCTTGGTTCGAACCTGGTCAATAACATTTTATCTTCTTTTTACTTCATCTTTGGCCATTTTGccacaaaattttattttgtctacattatttttattttttctaatacATTTATGTATCTTGTAGTTAAGTTGGCCCACCTTATTTTTTATGCTAGCTCCGCCACTGTGACATGCTACATTGCTCATCCGTAGGAAATacaagtatcaaaatatttaaaaatgtgagtttgcacaaagctaaaaaaataGCAGTACAACTTACTGAGCCTAAATATTTCAAGTCTTTATGAACTTTATGGGACCTAACTCAcatctactctctttttgctatttcaaattccaaaaaaaatcattttttttgagaTATGGTCcataacaattacatgaaaaatcgtTTAAAGCCTTAATCATTAAATGACTCGATATCAGCAAACTAatggttaaaaattagaattttgtaACAGGTCGATATTGAtattataacatactgtatcaaagtaataatcttttaatattttaaattaacaataaaaatttaaggCACTGAAATACTATATAGctcatatgaaaattaaaagagtAAACCACATCAAAGCTGTCGGAATTTTTTAGGTACAATTATAAgtttagtagttcaattgatacttttataacaaaataagaTATGAGTCTTTTTACATACAACATTAGTTCGATTTGTTATTTATACAaagtgtgtgcaacatatgctaaaaaagaAAGTGTTGATGATTTGTACCCCCAATGTATATCGCTTAACAAAGACGCCAAATATAtgctaaaaaaagaaaaaaaatatataaaaaccacAGGCCccacatcttcatttaatcatgcTTTAGGATATCATAATTCACATATTAAGAACATATCAAGAACATGTTGtcatcaaaatcatgttatattattatatgacataatttgataatttaaaaaaaattacaaatacttttaacgaggtataatatatttaaaatctaaaagtttCAATATTCATTTCGAATGTAGTTTTGAACATGTAGACAATATAATAATGAACTCTATATCTTAAAGAATTTGAATATGGAAAAATCAGCTCAAATGTAATTTCTTGTCCATATTTTTGTAAGAACATAGtacctttttttattattattaatgctattaggttgcaatattatattttcatatttatatattttgtcaaaggataaaaaataatatttacgcttgaaacaatatgatgacatgtgaatatatttaaaacaCAGAATAAACTagaggcccgtgcctcgcacggtcTTTTATGCTGGTTATCTCTTAAATTCAGAAAatagcttcttcttttttttcttcctaTTTTTAACCCCTGAATTCATTCTACTCTAAAAATAGCATTTTGTGTTTAAAAATTGGGGGaaaatcttatttttacaaGACAATCAGTAAATATCAGTGTTATACAGTCGGTTTGCAACATCGAGCAGTTTGGCCGAAAGCGGAGAAATTAGGGTTTTATAGTTTGGGTTAGAAGAATCCATCGAGGTAATCATCCGTGTGTATGTTTATATGCTTGTGTTATATGCAtccgtgtgtgtgtatatggtCTTGTGGTGGTTGTTTTGCTCGCTGACGGCGTTGTATTGAGTGGGTGGAGGCGGCGGCGGCGGCTTTGCCGCTGGTGGGAGGTGTAGCGGCGGCACCTCTCCTCTGAACCTCCTTTAGTTATAGCTTATTTatcctttaatttttttcttcgaAGTGCTGCCTCTATGAAACTAATTAGTGCAATAACAGgtaaaggaagaacagaaccagTGTAATGAAGCTAGACGTGAATGTGTTGCGATATCTATCGAAAGATGATTTCAGGGTTCTCACTGCTGTTGAAATGGGAATGCGAAATGTATATATTtctcaaattaaaacaaatgaaCTAGATATGCATTTTACTTGTTGAGAGATTAGAGGGTCTAACTTAAAATTCACTGTTTTTGCAGCACGAAATTGTACCCGCTGAACTTATCACACGTATAGCTTCTCTCAAGTAagcaaacatatatatttattcccCCAATTCTTTTTAGGTTATGGATATCccttcatatataatatatgttacaGGCATGGAGGCACTTACAAGgtgatgaagaacttgctcaAGCACAAGCTGCTACACCATGACTCTTCCAAATGTAAGTTGATTAAGTTTGCGTGTTTATTGCATTTTTCAGTAGCAAGTATGTAGTTCATATATTGGATAGGGCAAGACTCGCACAGCTAacttttttgtttctttgttttGTAGACGATGGTTTCCGGCTAACCTACCTTGGTTATGATTTTCTTGCTATTAAAACGTTGGTTAACCGTGGAATTTTTACATCTGTGGGTCGTCAAATTGGTGTAGGGAAAGAATCTGGTAATTACACTTATGTTCCACCTTATATAATGGGGCAGTTCTATAACAATATATAGAAGTTGTGTGAGAGGCTTCTCTCAATTGGCCTTCTTTTTGTGTGTACTTTGGAGCTTTGGAATCAAGACTTTATGTAAAGCTGCTAATAAATACTGAACATTTGTTTAATTGAAGATATCTTTGAGGTTGCGAATGAAGATGGTACAATATTTGCAATGAAGCTTCATAGGCTGGGTAGAACTTCATTTAGGGCAGTTAAATCAAAGCGTGATTACTTGAAGCACCGCAGTAGCTTCAACTGGCTCTACTTGTCCAGGCTTGCAGCTCTTAAAGAGTATGCCTTTATGAAGGTCACTTGCTGCCAAAATTTTCATCAGTGGTTGTtttgttctatatgtttttttgtttgtgAGTGTTAAGTTGATACTTCTTCCCGAGCAGGCTTTGCAAGAACACGGTTTCCCTGTTCCAAATGCTGTGGAATGCAATCGGCATTGTGTAATTATGTCACTTGTGCAGGGTTATCCGCTGTAAGATATTAACATGAATTTGTATTTTTGCACTGCCCATTTAGATTTGTGCTTTTAATATTATCTATGTGACTGACTGatcataaattttgtattttatttttatttttctttttgattttccTGTGACTAGTGCTTTATGGTTATACAGAAATCAGAAGCTATTTTTATCGCAAGTGTGTCTGTCTGCTAGAAACAACATTTTGCATACTCAACATTACTATCTAGTGTGCAGGTAAAGCAACTGCAAAACCCAGACACTGTGTTCGAGAAAATCATCGGGGTTATCGTTCGATTAGCTGAACATGGCCTTATCCATTGTGATTTCAATGAATTCAATATTATGGTATGATTGATATATAGCACTTGTGGTAATCTCATTTCTTATACAGTTTTACTGAgttcttgtttaaaatttacTTCTGGGATTCTTGTTCATTGTAGATTGACGATGATGAAAAGATTACTGTAATAGATTTTCCACAAATGGTCTCTGTGTCTCACACGAATGCTCAGATGTACGTTTAAGTTATTTTGTCTTTACTGTTGCTCCTGATGCATATAGAGTTCTCTTTTTCTCATACCGGCTGCTTTAATTATGAAAATCCGTTTCTAAGCAATCTTCTATTTTTCAGGTACTTTGACCGtgatgttgaatgcatctttaaATTTTTCAGGAAAAGGTTGGATTTAATTTCTGGGATCTATAATTTGCAGTATCTAGGAAATGATTAGCAAACTATGAAACTGACAAGctaaattttaatctctgtttTCTGATGAGAATTTCTGTTTGTGTGCAACCTACaattctatttttaatttacCTTTTCCTTGATATTGTAGATTACGTCAATTCACCATCGGTCTCCATTGTCAATTTACAACCTAAAATGCAAAGATTACAGATATCTGTTAagaaatgatgagaaaaactgtTTAATAAAGCAATCTATTTTTGAAGATGGAGATTTAAGTCTTCTACTAAGACATTTTCATTAATATATTGCGTTCTGGTAACTATTCGGTGTTGATAGTAATTTTTTCTGGTTACAGAATGTTCTTTATAGTATTATGGTCTTCATGCCTCGAATACTATTTCAGGTTTAACATCTCTTATCAAGAGAACTTGGAGGATTCCAATGGCTCGGATCTAGTCTCAGATGTATCTGACAGGCTAAACTTTTCTTCAATAACAAAAGTTTCTGATGCCCTCGACAAAGAACTAGCTGCAAGTGGTTTTACTAAAAAAGTTCAAGCTGATATTGAAAAGGTGGGTTGATTATATGTTTTCATAGGTACTAACTATTTTCTGTGAAACGACTGTCTACATTTACAATGCTCTGTTATATTTGTAGTGTAACATATTAACTACCATTCATTGTAAGTACAAATAGATCGGATTTATGATCCTAGAGTCTATTAATTTTGTTGTTACATCGATTATGATTACTACTGAAAGTACCCTTAGACAAAGCTACAACTTCTCTTAAATTGTGTAATGCAGTCCAGTGATACACGCTTAGTGAGGCTTACATTTGTTTCATCCGTCTGTACCGAATGCAgcgaattataaattataatgttttgagtGGTTATTGATGTCTCTTGTCCACAAATCTAACGTTGACCCAATTATAGGTGCTGAGCCTCAAACTTATTCCAATATTGTACATTGTAAACCAACTTGTGATGATAAGAGATAACATGCTTCATCAGCTCTACTGAAGACAGTTAGATCCCTTTTCTTTTTTAGAAATCTGGTTGTCGGTTATATGTTTACTAAAGGAGATAATCTGTTTTGTGATATAATACAGTTTCAAAAGACTTGGCTGGATTAATATTACAGATTATAAACACAAACCCAATAAAAGAAGATTCTAAACAGAGTCGGTTGTATTTATTTGCAATATTTCTATTAGGAATAATTATGCTTTCAGGGATGACTTGGAGGAGACAGAAGGAATAAAGCTAGGCTTGGTCAGGCTCGCTTTAAATAGTTGTTGATTCTTGTTGAGTCATTCAGTcaaatgtatattaattttggtaattgttgattttgttttctcttCCTCTAGATTTATTCTTCCTCTCATTACTCATTAGTCATCCCATTGTcactttttatttaattgtcCTTCTTGATGGAAAGATTCAAAGCTTTTAATTAGGTAGATTTCTGCACCTCTTTTCTGGATTAAAAGAAGTTCATACTTCCCTTAGTTTGCTCATCAGTTTGGTTTATAGATTTTATGCAGTGAATTTAGTACTATCTAAGGATGATATCAGTTGAATGAAGTACCGTGTCTATCTGGTGGTGCTGTAATATATTTTGGGAATGCTTCTGTGTTTAGATTTCTTTTATTAGTATTGGCACTTGATCTTTTCGATTATTACTTTGGATCTGCAGTTTAATGGAGGAGATATTGATGATGAGTCAAGTTCTGGAGATGATGACACTGAAGATGATGAAACTGGACATAAACAACATCGCTTGAACACAATAAGTGAACCAGCTGTGGATTTGAGTTCATTGACCTTGAAGGATAAGGTATTACCCCTGTTACTTTCTCCCAGGTCTGAATATTGTCACAATTATCTATACCAATGCGATCGTTTGCACACATGTTGAGCAACTAATAGTTTTCTGTACTAATATATCATAGATAGTGTAAAACAGAGGCGGTACCTAGCGCACAATGCTCTCACTTCAGCAGCATCTGAGGAAGTTTGTGATGTGCGTAGCTAGCCTTGCGCTTATTCTTcatataagaattttttttcactTT of Daucus carota subsp. sativus chromosome 3, DH1 v3.0, whole genome shotgun sequence contains these proteins:
- the LOC108215203 gene encoding serine/threonine-protein kinase rio2 — its product is MKLDVNVLRYLSKDDFRVLTAVEMGMRNHEIVPAELITRIASLKHGGTYKVMKNLLKHKLLHHDSSKYDGFRLTYLGYDFLAIKTLVNRGIFTSVGRQIGVGKESDIFEVANEDGTIFAMKLHRLGRTSFRAVKSKRDYLKHRSSFNWLYLSRLAALKEYAFMKALQEHGFPVPNAVECNRHCVIMSLVQGYPLVQVKQLQNPDTVFEKIIGVIVRLAEHGLIHCDFNEFNIMIDDDEKITVIDFPQMVSVSHTNAQMYFDRDVECIFKFFRKRFNISYQENLEDSNGSDLVSDVSDRLNFSSITKVSDALDKELAASGFTKKVQADIEKFNGGDIDDESSSGDDDTEDDETGHKQHRLNTISEPAVDLSSLTLKDKVSGEQHEVKVTQQSTEASQGNGDETEDLSDQDDEEGSELQDNLELKESLTKQRRRAIRAAQGGHKTFAKRNTCKDKGGKCPQNSRIQNKQMCNSW